The following proteins are co-located in the Brevibacillus laterosporus DSM 25 genome:
- a CDS encoding DNA N-6-adenine-methyltransferase: protein MAINEGMFTSSTDLWETPQDFFNQLNKEFGFQLDVCALPENAKCERYFSPDEDGLQQEWTGICWMNPPYGRQIGKWIKKAYESSLNGATVVCLIPARTDASWWHAHCMKGEIRLVKGRLKFGGSKWNAPFPNAVVIFRKVGSQHSYKAIDKYGYFI from the coding sequence ATGGCTATAAACGAGGGAATGTTTACTTCAAGTACTGATTTATGGGAGACACCGCAAGATTTCTTCAACCAGTTAAACAAAGAGTTTGGCTTCCAGTTAGACGTTTGCGCACTACCAGAAAACGCAAAATGCGAAAGGTATTTCTCCCCTGATGAGGATGGTCTACAGCAAGAATGGACGGGCATTTGTTGGATGAATCCCCCTTATGGAAGACAGATAGGTAAGTGGATAAAGAAAGCTTACGAATCGTCTCTTAATGGAGCTACTGTAGTGTGTTTAATTCCAGCAAGAACAGATGCAAGTTGGTGGCATGCCCATTGTATGAAAGGTGAAATTCGATTAGTTAAAGGACGTCTGAAGTTCGGCGGCAGTAAATGGAATGCACCTTTTCCTAATGCTGTAGTGATTTTTAGGAAAGTAGGATCTCAACATTCATATAAAGCGATAGATAAGTACGGTTATTTCATCTAA
- a CDS encoding YopX family protein, whose protein sequence is MREIKFQAYWKEKGIMLGVSSIDFSTYVSDGKSSNLSRFYTLDDFEDESNYLPKGTNFNLYLDEVEMRQYTGLHDKTKWDDLTKLEQQEWLNKGKTQEDWKGKEIYKGDIVQISDHPFYDSITVNGNYEVGYNEQMELCCGSWLLFRVKHYAEVIGNIYENPELL, encoded by the coding sequence ATGAGGGAGATAAAGTTTCAAGCATATTGGAAAGAGAAAGGCATTATGTTAGGGGTTTCTTCAATTGATTTTAGTACCTATGTAAGTGATGGAAAAAGTTCTAACCTCTCACGGTTCTACACTCTTGATGACTTTGAGGATGAATCAAACTACCTCCCAAAGGGAACTAATTTTAATTTATACCTCGATGAAGTTGAGATGCGCCAATACACCGGACTCCACGACAAGACCAAATGGGATGATTTAACTAAGCTAGAACAACAAGAATGGCTAAACAAAGGAAAGACTCAAGAGGATTGGAAAGGCAAAGAGATTTATAAAGGAGATATTGTTCAAATAAGCGATCATCCTTTTTATGATTCGATAACCGTCAATGGCAATTATGAAGTAGGTTACAACGAGCAAATGGAGCTTTGTTGTGGTAGCTGGTTATTATTTCGAGTGAAGCATTATGCAGAAGTTATCGGCAATATCTACGAAAATCCAGAGCTGCTGTAG